CTCGTCGATGGTCAGCGTCTCAACGTCCATGGTTTCGATGGTGAGCTCTTCGACGGTGACCTCGTCAGCGTCCTCGTCGATGAGGTCGAGTTCGTCGTCGGCCTCATCGTCCATCTCGTCTTCGTCGTCGACGCCGACGTCATCGTCCTCGTCCATCTCGTCCTCATCGTCGTCCTGAACGAGGGCATCAGTTTCCGCCTCGTCGGCGTCGTCGTCGAGGGCGTCATCCTCGTCGTCCGCATCAGCGTCCTCGAGTTCCTCGTCCTCGCTGATTTCGAGGTCCTCGATGGAGACGTCCTCGAGTTCGAGGTGCTCGATCTCGATGTCCGAGATCGTCACTTCTTCCTCGTCAGCGTCGTCGTCGACGCCGACGTCATCTTCTTCTTCGTCGTCGGCCATGTCGTCGTCATCGTCCTGAATTGCAGCGTCGGTCGCTGCCTCGTCAGTATCGTCGTCTTCGTCGTCAGCCGCGTCGTCATCAGCTTCGTCGAGTTCATCCTGAAGCGCTTGCGTGTCAGCGTCGAGTTCCTCGACGTTCAGCTCCTCTATCGTCGCGTTCTCGATCGTAACGTTATCGAGTTCGAGTGTTTCGACTTCCGTATCTTGAAGCGTTACGCTCATCTCGCCAGCATCGTCGCTCGCTCCTGATGATGCGCCTGCGAGGGCGGGACCTCCCGAAAGGGCGACCATCAGCGCGACGAACACTACACCGAGTTTCTGCGATCGTGAATCCATGCACTCTGTGCTACTGGCGGATAACGGCTAAAACGAGGCGACTGTTACGAGATTGTCTCGGGGAAAGTCACAGTTTGAAACCGTGCAACAGTCCCTAATCCGTGGTTCATCCTGTCGTCTGAAAGGACAGTATTCATCTGGGTCTGGCTACCGATTGCTGAGAAATTGCCCTTGTGCCTGCGCTCGCCACCATCTTATCGTAACCGCCCGTGATCGGGCGTCTACCGCGATGTTCGTATGTCAGGGAACGATCGAATTACGGCTCCTCGACAGTCGTCCGTCGAAAACCGTCATGACTTACGTCGGACGGTCCAACAGCCGACCAATGCGCGAGTGCTTCGAAGTCCGGGATACCGACGCCGGCGGGCGAATCGGCGAACTCACCGTCCCGAGAGCAGACGTTACCGTCGAGACACCGGCGCTCCTGCCGGTGATTAATCCGAATCTGGATACGATCGCTCCCCGTCGACTCGCCACGGAGTTCGGCGCCGAGATCCTCATCACGAACTCGTATATCATCCACGAGACCGAAGACGTCCGCGAGCGCGCCCTCGAGGACGGGCTTCACGAGTTACTCGAGTTCCCCGGCGCGATCATGACCGACTCGGGCTCCTTTCAGCTCTCCGAGTACGGCGACATCGACGTCACGACCGAGGAGATCCTCGAGTTCCAGCGCGAGATCGGCTCCGATATCGCCACGCCGGTCGACATCCCGACGCCGCCGGACGTCGACCGCGAGCGCGCCGAGGCCGAACTCGAGACGACCCAGGAACGCCTCGAACTCGCCGAGACCGTCGAGACGGGCGACATGCTCGTGTCGGCACCGGTCCAGGGGTCGACGTATCCGGACCTCCGTGAGGCGGCCGGTCGTCACGCCGATTCCACCTCGCTCGACGTCTTCCCCGTCGGCGCGGTCGTCCCGCTGATGAACGACTACCGCTACGACGACATGATCGACGTCGTCGCCGCCGCCAAGCGCGGCCTTGGTGCCGACGCGCCGGTCCACCTCTTCGGTGCCGGCCACCCGATGATGTTCGCACTCGCCGCCGCGATGGGCTGTGACCTGTTCGACTCTGCCGCCTACGCGCTCTACGCCCGCGACGATCGCTATCTCACGGTTCGAGGGACCCGTCACCTCGACGACCTCGACTACCTGCCCTGTTCGTGTCCCGTCTGTACCGAACACTCGCCCGACGACCTCCGCGCGCTCCCCGACGACGAGCGCGAGTCCGAACTCGGCGCGCACAACCTCCACGTCACCTTCGAGGAGATCCGCCGAATAAAACAGGCCATCCGCGCGGGCAACTTGCTCGAACTCGTCGAGCAGCGCGCTCGCGCCCACCCGACGATGCTCGACGGCTACCGCACCCTGCTCGATCACGCCGCCCAACTCGAGCGGAGCGACCCCGTCTCCAAGGGCTCTTTCTTCTATACCTCCGCCGAGAGCGCACGGCGGCCGGAAGTCCTGCGCCACCACCGGCGCCTCGAGCGACTCGCCGTCCCCGACTCGCTGCTCGTCACCGAGGGGAGTTCCCCGCGCGGCGACGAGTACGACGACTCCTGGCGCGTCGAGCCGCCGTTCGGTCCGTTCCCCCGCTCACTCTCGAAGAGTTACCCGCTCACCGCCGAGGTGCCCGACCGGACGGACCGCGAAGCGCTCGAGGCCGCAGCAGACGGCGTCGCTCGGCTCGCGGCGGCGAATCCGGACGCCGACATCACCCTCGGACACCGTGGCTGGCCGACCGGCGTCCTCGGTCGCCTCCCAGCAAACGTGGCGGTAATCGATCTCTCCGACACCCAGACGTAATTGTACGAAAAACTCACGGCGGGTGAGGATACAATCGGACAGTGTCAACCGTTGTCTATGAGATGATCCCGTTCTAGAAGTGTACCAGACAGTATATTCTGAACAGGTACGAAGGTTCAGTTGTGCCCGATCTGTCCACAACTAATCTCGTTATTGGATTGTTCGTCGTCATCGTTCTCGGGAGTGTCGGGCTGTTCGTCATCGACGCCGACTCGACGACACCCGATCCCGCCGCGTTCGACGATACGGTTCAGGACGGGCTCACGTTCGAGGCAGAGCTCGCACTCGGTGACGACGTCGAACTGCCTCGCATGCAGGTATTTTACTCGCAGTATCAGTACGTCGTCGGCTACTACGGCGTCGAGACGTTTGTCGAGGCCCAGCGACAGCCGGAACACGAACAGCGGTTCGGCTATCCGCAGACGACGTACGTCACCGACTACAGCGACACCAGTGTCGAGTTGACGGACGAGGGGTATCCAACCACGGAGGCACAGCCGGGGTGGACCGACGCCGAAGCGGCGTGGTTCGTCGTCGGCAGTGACGCGGAGACGCCGGCTGGAGAAACCGTCGTGCCGTTTGCCGATCAGAACGAGGCGACGTCGTTCGCCAACGAATACGGAGGCAGCGTCCACGACTGGGAGTCGGTCCTCGAGGTCGAGTTCGAGCACGACGACGCAACGGTCGCACGCGACCGAATCGACGACCGCCAGCAACTGGCCGACGAACGGATCGAGACTGCCGATCCGCTCACGGACCGGCCGACGTCGCTGACCGTCGGTGAGGATACGGAAACCGTCCAGGAGGCGCTCGAAGAGGCACCCGATAACACGACCATCGTGATCCCCGAGGGGACCTACGAGGAGACGCTCGAGATCGAGCGACCGGTTACGCTCGCCGGCAACGGTAACGTGACGCTTCGCGGTGATGGAAACGGGTCGGTTGTCACGGTCACCGCCGATCGAGTGGCGATCGAAGGCGTCGATATCGACGGCGTCGGGAACGTCACGAGAGGGGGCGACGAGCTTCCGGTCGATATCGACGACGAGGAGTGGGACGCGGCGTTCGTTCAAAATTACGCCGGCACCGACGCCGGAGTCGCGGCCTACACCGCCGACGAACTTCTGGTTCAGGACGTCGACATCGACACACCTGCAAGCGGGATAATCGCCTACGATAGTACCGATGCCGTCGTTCGAAACGTCACGGTTTTCGGACCCGACGACCCGACGAACGGACTCGCCGGCGTGCTGGCGTTTCAGTCCTCAGCGGTAGTCGAGAACTCGACGATCCACGGGACACCCAACGGTGTGTACCTCTACCGTTCTCCGACGACGGTCGTCCGTTCGAACACGCTAGCGGGCAACCAGTTGGGGATCCATCTGATGCACACGGACGATACGCTCCTCGCGGACAACGAGTTGCGAGACCAGCACAACACCGGACTCTACATCATGACCGGTCCGGAACGAAACGCGGTCGTCGGAAACTCGTTCCACGACGCGCCAGTCGGTCTCAACGTCGTCGGGACCAACACGTACGTCGCGGACAACTTCGTCGAAGGTGCCGAAATCGGGATGCGTATCGGCACGACGTCCTCGATCTACGAGGGTAACGTCATCGCCGGCAACGACATGGGAGTACGCGTCACGGCCACGCTCCCGACGAATCAGGTTACCGGGAACGACTTCGTCGGAAACGACGAGCACGCCATCGCCGGTACCGGGTCGCTACGGATCTGGAGCGACGGTAACACCGGAAATTACTGGCAAGGGGGTGCTGGAGTCGCCGACGGCAATCGGTCTGATCGGTCGTACACGCCGACCAACCCCATCGACAGCCAGTTACACGTGACCGACGGAACGCCGACGCTCGTCCGAGCACCGGCACTCAAGGCGCTTGCCGGCCTCGAAGGGTCGGTGCCCGGAATGCGAACCGGGAGTATCGTCGACCAGGCACCGGCCTGCGAGCCAACCAATCCGGAGCGACTCGAGGGGACCGAGTGGGACGCCCACGCCTGGCCCTGCTACGAGACGACGCGAACGACCAATGACTGACGCACACCCAACACTCGAGGCAGACGGCATCGATCACGACTACGGGACAGTCTCCGTCCTAGAAGACGTTTCAGCGACCGTACCTCGTGGAGCGGTAACGGCTCTGATCGGGCCGAACGGCTCGGGCAAGACGACGCTAATTCGTGCACTTGCCGGACTCCACGAGCCTACGGGAGGGACAATCACATATCACGGGCCTGAGACTGCCCGCCGAATCGGGTATCTTCCACAGCATCCTGCATTCCGACCCGGATTCACGTGTCGGGAGACGCTTCGGTTTTACGCGTCACTCGTCGGTGCCGGTGACTCGGCCGCGATGAAACACCTGGACCGTGTTGGGCTCGTGGATGCAGCCGATCGACCCGTCGAGGCGCTCTCCGGTGGGATGACACGACTGCTCGGGATCGCACAGGCGACGATCGGCGATCCGCCCGTCGTCGTGCTCGACGAACCCGGGAGCGGACTGGACCCGGGGATGAGCGCCCACGTCTTCGACGTCGCAGCCGACCTCGCCGACGACGGCATCGCGGTCCTGTTGAGCTCCCACGACCTGGAACTCGTCGAACGCGTCGCCGACCAGGTACTGGTGCTCTCCGACGGACAGATCGTCCAGCGAGGATCCACGACGGCCCTCGAGGCTCGATACGGCGTCGACTCGCTGTGGTCGGTTTACGAGAACGCCATCGGGGGCGACCTCGACACCGTTCGCGTCCAGGGTGGGCACGCATGACCGAGGACGGAGCGGCGGCCAGCCGGGACGAACGGGCCCCGACCGACCACCAACCACCGACGGCTCCGGGATCGATGCGACTCCTCGAGACGATCGTCCGGCGAGAACTGCAAACGCTCGCCCGCACCCGGACGTTCTACGTGCTCGCGATTGCGTTCGCCGCCGTCGTACTGGGCATCGCCTGGGTCGGCGAGAGTGTGCGAGCGGGCTACGTTCCGACGCTGGTCGACCTGCTCACTCCACTGGAATTGCTCGTCCCAGTTGTCGCCGTCGCGTTCGGATACCGTGCCATCCTCGGCGACGAGCAGCGGGGTGAACTGGACGTCCTGGAGACGTATCCCGTCTCGAGTCGCGAGATCGTCCTCGGCGTCTACATCGGGCGGGCGATCGGCCTCCTCACCGTCGTCGTCGTCCCGCTCGTCCTCGCCGGGCTCGCCGTCGCGGTCACCGAGAGCGACGTCCTAACGATCTACGCCTCGCACGCGGGCGCTGACTCCCCGATCCTGTTTGCCCGGTTCGTCGTCCTGACTGCGCTGTTCGCGCTGGCGGTGCTCGGCGTTGCCATCGCGATTTCGGCGATCGTAAGCGGGACGCGAAGCGCACTCGCTCTCGCGGTTGTCGCGCTCGTCGTCCTTCTGGTCGGCCTGGACCTCGCGCTCGCATACGGGTTCTCCGCCGGGATAATCGGCGACGGCGGACTCGTCCACTCGCTCGCGCTCAGTCCGCTCAGCGCCTACCGGGGGCTCGTCTTCGAGAGCGCCGTCGTCGTCGCCGCGGGTACCGGCCCGGCGGTCGCCGCGCCCGTCTCGAGTCTCGTGAGTCTCGTCGTCTGGACGGCCGGCTCGCTCGCGCTCGCGACGTGGGCCGTAAATCGGTGACATCGCCTCGGAAACCGTCTTCTCGAAAACAGTGACTGCGCCGCGTCGCCGCGCTTACATCAGGGACATGATGAGGTCCTGCGTCACCTCATCGTGGTCGTAGAGTTCGCCGCCGTACTCCGCCTGAAAGTCGTCGGCTTCGTCGGCGTCGCTGAACGGAATCAGCGAGCCTCCCATCGCCCCCTCCACCTCGCTGTCGCCGACCAGGGTGAGCTCCGTTGCGTTGCCAAAAGCGTCGGCCTCGAGGTGTCGAGTTGGCACGGGTGCGTCATCGCCGTCTTCGATCTCGTAGTCGACCGCCGAGTAGTCGGTCAGGTAGGTGACGGTCGGTTCGGCCTCGCCCTCGTTGTCGAAGGTAAACGCGTACGTACACAGCGAACTGCAGAACTGTGCCGGACGGTCCTCGTCGAGGTCCTCGTCGAAGACTTCCGTCGGTTCCTCGTAGTGTGTCTGGCCGGCCGGACCGGGGTGGCTTCCGATCCGCATCGTACAGTTATCACAGTCCTGATCATCGTCGATCTCGATCGCGTCTGGAACGCTGGCCTCCTCGCCGTCGAGGCAGCCGGCGACCGCGCCGAGACAGACTGTCCCAACGCTGCCCAGGACGGTTCGTCGAGTCACGATCCGACCGGTCGTGTCGGTTGAATCCATACTCGAGATTGGAAGTCCCGAGGTAAACCTAATCTGGTCTAATTCACGAAACTGACCGTCAGAACCGCTCACAGTGGGTTCGTCTTCGATAGTCCTACCAGACGCTACTTGATCGGGTCGTCCTTAGAGACGACCGATGCACCGACGATCGATTCTCGCTACAGGCGCAAGCGTCGGCACCGGGCTCGTTGCAGGCTGTCTGACCGAGCGAATCGCCGGCGACGAGACGGCCGACGAGGCAGTACTCGAGCCGCCGGAGGAGGAACACGCACACGGCGACGACTACGCGTACCCGACGTACGGCGATCCGTTTCCGACCATCGAACTCCAGGATCCGCTGGCGGAGACGACCGTCGATACCGGGACGATCGACGACGAGTGTCTGGTCTGTACCGCGTTCTACGCGACGTGTCCGGCCGAGTGTATCCCCCTGATGAACGCCATCGCTACAGTTCAAGAACAGAGCGTCGAGCGGGAGATCGACGACGCGGTCCGATTCCTGGCGATCACCTTCGATCCGGACCGAGACACCCCCGAGGAACTCCGCGACCACGCCGCGATGGTCGAGGCCGACCTCGAACGGGGCAACTGGCACTACCTCCGACCGGCCGACGCCGCGGAGGCCGAGTCGGTCGTCAACGACGACCTCGGGATCCTCTACGAACGCGAGGGCGACGGACCGATGGCGGAGTTCGCCCACATTACGGTCACGTTCCTCGTCAACCCCGATGGCTACGTCGAACGGAGCTATCGGGGCGAGAGCCCGGACGTCGACCGGATCAGTGACGACCTCGAGGCGGTCGTCGACGCGATGGAATGACACAGACGTGTCACGACCCCGGGCTCGACCCGACCGCCGTCGAGCCCGTCGGACTCGTGGTCTTCGTCCTGATCGGGCTGTTCGGCGGGGCCCACTGTCTGGGGATGTGTGGCCCGCTCGTAACCACCTACGCGGATCGCCTCCGCGATGCAGGCGACGGGGCCCGGACTCGACGAGACGATACCGTCACGCTCCGGGCGGTTCGCCAGCACGCGCTGTTCAATCTCGGCCGAACGATTAGCTACGCGCTTCTCGGCGGGCTCTTCGGCCTCGTGGGCTCGCTCGTATTCGTCACGCCGCGGGCGGTTACCGGCGTCGTAACGGACATCCACGCAGTTGCCGGGATCGTCGTCGGCGGACTGATCGTCGCGATGGGGATCCACTACCTGTTCGGACGGGGCGTGTTCGGCGGCTCCGTCGGCACGTCGCTTTTCGACCCCGTTCTCGGTCGCGCACAGCGGTGGCTGCTCAAGCGCATCGACGCGTGGGTGAACGACGGCCGCATCCTCGGTCTGGGCGCGGCTCACGGGCTGTTCCCCTGTCCCATCCTCTATCCCGCCTTCCTCTACGCGTTCGTCCAGGGGTCGCCGATGGGCGGGGCCGCCGCACTGGCCGCCCTGGGCGCCGGGACGATTCCCGCGCTGTTCCTCTACGGGACGCTCTTTCAGTCGCTCAGCGTCGAACGGAGGATCGCGCTGCACCGCGTCCTCGGCCTGGTGTTCGTCGTGCTCGGCTACGTGCCGCTCCAGCACGGTCTCGCGGTCCTGGGCGTTCCCGCACCGTCGCTACCGATTCCCTACTATCAGCCGTTATAAAACAGGTAACACTGGACTCGATCCGATCTCGAATCGCCGCGTCGTCGGAACCGCTGAGAGGGCCATCCTACCGGGTTTCCAGTGGGACCACAGCAGGGTCGCGGTTGCATCGGTACCGACGGACAACGGGCCGTCTCAGGCTTCGGGCTGGGACGTGTCCGCGGCGACCCTGGCCGGTTCGGCTGCGAGCGTCCCGTCGATCGCGATCTCGAGGCAGTCACCGTGCGTAACGGTGATGTCGTGGCCGTCGTAGGTAAACTCGAGTTCGCCACATCGCGGGCCGCCGCGTCGCGTCGGCTCGAACAGCGCGTCCAGTGCATCGGGATCGATCCACTCGTAGAGCGGCGGGAGTTCGGTCGGAGCGACGCCGCGTCGCGTCGAAACTGCGGTGATGACCGCAATGCTCACGGACTCGTCGAACCCGTTGTCAGTGGAACCGATGGATGTGTTGTTCACGCCGTATCCAAACGGACGGGCAGATAAAAGGATGGCGTCGATACGACCACACTGACTGAATTATTCGAGCGATAGTTTTGTGCTTCAAACATTCGTGGCGTCTCAAGAGTCTTATCTATTCATTCGTCCGCCCCAAATTGTCATTGCGACGGTCTCGGCCAGGCAGACGGGCATCGCGACGGTGTCGCGAACGACGCCTGTCGGGGCGGCCGTGTCGATCCTGAACGACCACCGGCCGTCGACACCCAGCGATCGAACATCAGAACAGCAAAGGTGTCGGCGGCGTCTGGTTCGCGTATGCTCGGGGTCACGTCGCTCGTGCTCGGTTTGATCGTCTTCGTGCTGTTCGGGTCGTGGCTGGTCAGGCGATTCCGGGGCGGGAGCCAGTCGACAGCGCAACGGGAGTCGTACGAACGCCACAAGGACGCCCAGCAGCGCGAGCCCCCGGTCGATATCGGCGACGTCCGGGAGGTCGGCGTCCAGGAGTTCTCCGAACACCACTCCGGCGAGCAACAGGCCGTCTGCAAGATTGAGGGGTTCGTCGTCTTCGTCGAGGACATCCCGAGCGACGTCGCGGTCGGTGACGTCCTCGAGGTCAAGGTCCTCTCGTTCAACCGCGGTCACACCTCCGCGACGGCGACGTTCGTCGCTCGAGCCTGAGTGGCGAGGCGGTTCAACTCTCTTTTCGCGAAGCGCTTCCCCCTCATCCCGACAGCGAGACGAGCGTTGCGCCGACCACGACGACCAGCGCCGCGACGCCGACGGGCCAGGTGACGCGCTCGAGTCGCCGCGGCAGGAACAGCACCGAGAGAACCACCACGAGCAGCGGCGTCAGCTGTAGTAAGGGCATGACTACGACCACGGGGGCGATCTCGAGGGCCGCGAAGTAGGCGACGAAGCCGACGGTCGTCGAGATCCCGCCCGCGACGAACCAACCGGTAGAGGCGGCGCGGATCGGTATCGGCCGTAACGAGTCGGTCCAGCGGAGGTAGCCGACGAAACCGACCGTCGCGACAACCGCCATGACGACGATTCCGGGCAGCGTCGGCGTTCCCGCGGCGAGCCCCATCGAGATGAAGATCGGCTCGATTCCGATGCAGGCGGCGGCGACCAGCGGCACGACGAGCGTCGCGCCGGTCTCCCGAATCGACTGCTCGGGACCCGTCGCGGCCGCGGTTTCCCACGAGACGACGGCGATGCCCGCGACGATCAGGACGATTCCGGCGAAGTGGACGGCCGTCAGTCGCTCCTCGAGAAAGACCACGGCGAACACCGTCGCGAAGAAGACGTTCGAGGCGATCACGGGCGACGTGAGGTTCGCGCCGATCTCCTGGATACTCTTGAACGTCAGCAGACGAGCGACGAACATCCCGGCGAGGCCGGCCGCGCCGAACGAGGCGACCGAGTAGGGCGTGAACAGATCCACGTAGGGCGGCGAGTACAGCACCAGCACGGGCGGCGTAAGCAGCGCGATGTTACAGCCCAGGACGACGAGCACTCCATCTGTGACCTCGCCGGTCTCCGTTCCGAGCCGTGCGAAAAGAAACTGTCCCGCAAACCCTACCGCGGCGACGCTCGCCAACAGTACGCCGAGCAGCGAGTCCGACACCTCGAGGACCATGCGCCCCGGTTTCGAGTGCGGGTGGATAACGGCACCGAACACCGATTCCGCTCGCACTCTCGATCCATCGATCGCTCGGACCACCGGCACCGTCGTTCGGAACGCACAGTCGAGCCCACGGGGCGAACCGCGACCGACAGCCTCTTTCACCCTCCCGCTCGCAGGTTCAGGTATGACCGATTATTTCGAAGTCCACGAGCGCGACGGGGCCGCTCGCGTGGGCGAACTCCGCCTCGAGTCGCCCGTGACGACCCCCGCGCTCGTCGACGACGTCCTCGAGGACGCGGGATCGCTCTGGAGCGCCGACCGGACCGTCCCCGATGGCGACGAGTCGACGCTCACCGTCCTCCCCCACCGGGCGTTCCCCGGCGGCACCGCCGCGGAAGTCCAGGATTCCTTCGCCGTCGACTCGCCCGACGTCGACTATCCGAGCGTCGCCGTCGTTTCGAGCGAGAGTGCGACGAATGAGGGGACGGACGCCTACGCCGTCTCCGACGTCCAGTCGGTCACGGGCCACGGCGCGGCGCTCGTCGAGGCCGTCGTGAACGTTCGCGAAGCGATTCCCGCCGACACCGCGCTGTACTTCTCCGGCGTCGCAACGCCGCGCAACGTCGCCGTGCTCGCTTACGCCGGCGTCGATCTCTTCGACGAGACCGCAGCCGTCGTGAAAGGGACCGAGGGCCGATACCTGACGACCGACGAGGCGTACTTCCTCGAGGACTTAGAGGAACTCCCCTGCTCGTGTCCGGCCTGCCAGCAGCCTCGCGAGGAGTTCACCCGCGAGGACTGCGCCGAGCACAACGCCAACGCGCTGCGAGCCGAACTCGGCATTGTGCGCCGTCGCATTCGAGACGGGCGGCTGCGAGATTACGTCGAAGGTCAGGCCCGCCAGGACCAGTGGCTCACCGCCTCGATGCGCGAACTCGACTCGCAGTGGGGCTACCTCGAGGAGCGCACGCCCATCCTGCGCGACGCTCAGATCAACGCCGCGACCTCGGATACGATTCGGCGCGTCGAGATCCAGCGCTACGCGGACCGGGTGACGAGCCGCTACCGAAATCGGTTCCAGAACCCGCTCGTGCTGGTCCCCTGCTCGGCGGCGAAACCCTACAGTGAGTCCCAGAGCCACCGCCAGTTCCACGACGCCATCCAGTGGCGCGGCCACCTCGTTTCGATGACGAGTCCGATCGGGGTCGTCCCCCAGGAACTCGAGACGACCTACCCGGCCCAACACTACGACACCGTGGTCACGGGCCGCTGGTCCGAAGAGGAGAAGCGATTCGTGAGCGACGTCTTACAGCGGTATCTCGAGCGCAACGACTACCCCGAAATCATCGCCCACGTTCCCGACGAGGGCTACCGCGATATCGTCGGCCGCGTCGAGGAGGAACTGGACCTCGAGGTCACCTACACCGTCCCCGAGGGCGGCCACCCGACCGACGAGGCGTCGCTCGCGAATCTCTCGAGTGCGCTGTCCGGCCAACTGAAGTACTCGAAACGGGAGCGCGAGCACAACACC
Above is a window of Natronorubrum tibetense GA33 DNA encoding:
- the arcS gene encoding archaeosine synthase subunit alpha, whose translation is MTDYFEVHERDGAARVGELRLESPVTTPALVDDVLEDAGSLWSADRTVPDGDESTLTVLPHRAFPGGTAAEVQDSFAVDSPDVDYPSVAVVSSESATNEGTDAYAVSDVQSVTGHGAALVEAVVNVREAIPADTALYFSGVATPRNVAVLAYAGVDLFDETAAVVKGTEGRYLTTDEAYFLEDLEELPCSCPACQQPREEFTREDCAEHNANALRAELGIVRRRIRDGRLRDYVEGQARQDQWLTASMRELDSQWGYLEERTPILRDAQINAATSDTIRRVEIQRYADRVTSRYRNRFQNPLVLVPCSAAKPYSESQSHRQFHDAIQWRGHLVSMTSPIGVVPQELETTYPAQHYDTVVTGRWSEEEKRFVSDVLQRYLERNDYPEIIAHVPDEGYRDIVGRVEEELDLEVTYTVPEGGHPTDEASLANLSSALSGQLKYSKREREHNTVRAIADYLLGDGAGDDLFAEMQTTSRYPKIQVRDSEETQLATMVPQYGTLSFTLEGAKRWVNSDVPTKRVEIDGFVPHGSVLAPGIVDADAEIRVGDEVVVEGPKAFGIGRAEMFGREMCESTRGIAAEIRHVEEK